The segment CGAGCTTCTGCATCCTGAACTCCCAATTCACCCTGCGGAGCCCGGCGTCCAGATTAGACGCTATCAGATATTTGAAATCCGAGAGGCAGGAAACAGCCTCTATGGCCAAAGCGGCGTTGCGGGCCTGCATCCTTCCCGGGACGGAGACCGTGAAGACCTCGCCCTTGTAGGACATCTCCAAGCTGTCTGAAAAACTGGCGAGCACCTCTATATCGGATTCGTCTACCCTCTTCAGAGGACAACCGACCTCTTCGGAGCACGATTCCAAACAGGAGCAGACTTCGTCGCCGTTTAGCGTTACGCACGGCACGCCGGGTTTCATTATCCCCGCCTTGTTCCAAGCGATCTCTTCGATCGTGTTTCCAAGGGCGGCGGTGTGCTCCATGCTCACGTTCGTGATGACCGAAACTTCGGGGATGATAACATTGGTGCAGTCGTATCTGCCGCCCATGCCGACCTCCACGACGATTATATCGGCCTCGACCATGGAAAAGAACTCGAACGCCACGGCGGTGAGAACCTCGAACTGGGTGCATCCCATCCCCTCGGATTCCATGCGCTCCTCTATGGGCCTGATCTTCGAGAGTATGAACGTTAGGTCCCTGTCGGATATGCATTCCCCGCCGATGCGGATGCATTCGTTGATCTCAAGGATCTGGGGCGAAGTGAAGGCCCCGACGCAGAACCCGGAAGCGTTCAGTATGGATTCGATCATGGCGCAGACCGAACCTTTCCCGTCGCTGCCCGCCACATGCACGGCCCTGAGCCCTTCCTGCGGGTTGCCAAGGCGTTCCAAAAGCGTATCTATCCTCTCCAAACCAGGCTTTATGCCTTGGTCGGATAGGCCGTCAAACCAGGCCATTATCCCATCTGGGTCCAATATGATCTCCGACGGCGGAATACATGAGCGTGCTTAAAAATATGTCACAAAGTTTCGCCGGCGGGCGTCGAAATTGAGCTGGATCACCTCATCGAGGACGTGCTTAGCATAGATGCGGGCGACATTGATGCCGGTGCAGGATTCGAAAGCCTCGAAAAAGGCGTTGGAATTCACCTCGCACAATATCATATCCCCTCCGTCCCCAGGGAAAAGCAGATCGATGCCGCAGTAATCCAGATCCAATGCGTCCGCTATCCTTTCCGCGTACGCCGCGACCTCGGGCGTCAGATCGTATGGTTCGCCGACGCCCCCGCACCCGATATTGGATCTGAAATCCGCGTCGGAATGCCTCAGCATGCCGCCTATGGCCTTCCCTCCGATGACTATGACCCTAAGATCCCTGCCTGAACTGCTCCCGACGAATTCCTGGAAGACATGAGGAACCGTTTTTACCTTCTCCATCAGCCCTGACAGCTGATCCGCGTCGCGGGCTATGTGCACCCCTTTGCCCATCGAGCCGTAGCATTCCTTGACGACCACAGGGAATCCCAGCGCATCGGCAACCTTCCCGGCGGCTTCCGGCCTCACCGGCTCCCCGGGATCGTAGCAAAGGAGCCCGGGAAGGGTCTTCGGCATCCTGACGTTATGGCCGGCCAGCCTGATGTACGTGACCATCTTGTCGTCGCATGCCTCTATTGCAGAATAGCGGTTGAAAACTGGGACTCCGGACCTCTCCAGAGCCTCAAGAACGTATTTGTCCTTGTCCAGATAGACGCAGAAAGCGTATCCGTCGCAATCTGCGACGATGCCGCGGCCCTCTATGCGGGCGATGAAACCGTCGTTCCTGAGGATGTCGGTCTCGATGCCCAACTCGGCGAACTCCTCCGCGAGCCTCGACGCCTGGACATCGAACGCGCGCATCCTGGAATACGCGTTGATCAGAATCAGTCCTTTCATAAGAGGAAAAGGGAGGGGGAAACCCCTCGATAAAGTTCAGTCGAAAATCTCCTTGTAGATGGATTCGACCAGCTCGTGATAGGTCATGCCCTTGGATGAGGCGACCTCGCGGACCAGATCCATGGTTCCGGAACCGTACTGCGCGGCCTTCTTCCTCTTCTCCGCGATGAACGGGAACCCGAGGTTCCTTGCGACCTGCTTCAACAGGACCTTCCTGGAATCGGCGTCCTTGGGCTTCAGATCCGCCACATCCATGGCGCCGACCTGCATGGTGACGATCGGATCGATATACGGATAAAGGATCGTCTTCCCGAAGTGGTTGGCCACCTTGGTCTCATGGGGTATCGTAGAGGTGATAAGCTTTCCCATATCGGATTTCATCGTCCTGACCAGCTCGTCATCCGGCATGCCGACGTACTTGGTGTATCCGGCGAAAAGCTCGTCGGAACCCTGCCCTCCGATAATGTACTTCTCATGGACAGTCCTGCAGACGAAGAAAAGCGGGAGCTCGAATGACAAGGTGAGGGGGCTGGAAGTCCCGGTTATGGAGATCATCTCGCGGAGCCTGGACTCAATGTTGTCCTTCGTTATCGGAATGTGGAGCCATGGGAGACCGAGCTTCTCGGACATCTCGCGCGCCATCACCACGTCGTAGGATTCGTCCTTCCCCGACGTGTAGAGGGTCACCGACCTGGCATAATCCTTGGCGATGGCCGCCACCAAGCCTGAGTCGAGGCCGCCTGAGAAGGCCACCGCTATGTCGCGGTCCTCGACGCCAGTCCTCACGGCGGAAACGATTGCGTTCTCCAAATTCTCGGAATTGACCGTCATGCGCTACGCATCGCTAAGCACGGATAAATACAATATGCAAGAGCGCGAATGGCATATGGTGTGTTACTTGATGCCCCTTTTTGGAAAGAAAAGTGTTATTTAATCGCAAAATGATGCGACGGTTATGGAAGGCGTAACACGCATAGGCGTATCTCTGGAGCCCGATCTCCTGGAAAAATTCGACAAGTCGATAAGCGACAAAGGTTACGTCAGCAGATCCGAAGCGGTCCGCGACCTCATACGCGATTCCTTGGCTGAGAATGAGTGGAAGAACAACGACGAATGGATGGTCGGAACCGTGGTCATAGTCTACGATCACACCAACAATACCGTCGGAGAGAAGCTGACGGACATCCAGCACGCCCATTTGGGAATGGTCAACACGTCGATTCACGTCCACCTCGACGACAGCAAATGCATGGAAATACTCATCTGCGAGGGGGAGCTCGGCAACCTGAAGAATTTCGCCAACGAAATCACTTCAATAAAAGGTGTCCTGAGAGGCAGACTCACTATGGCCGCCCCTTCCACAGGGAATCTCCACCATGTCGGGCACAGGCACTGACATCTCCACCCCATCGGTGCCGAGGATTATGGTCGATAACCCCTCGGCATCGCCCATCCCAAAATAACGGTTTATGATATCTGCCGTAGTGACAGAAGGATAGAATATCCAAGGGTCGGCCTGACCGAAATCATACGATCCGGGGAACGGGCTGGCCCTCATGATCATATGAGGCTTGGATGAAGATACAGTCTAGGGGTACATTACAAAATTCTCTGAAAGCCAGAGTATGTTGTCCATCCCGCGTATCTCTTCCGCCATGCTTTGCGGGACATCGTGCCCAAGCAGCGTCCCGTATTCGTCTACGATCTCGATGGTCACCCGATCGGGGCGAGGGAAGTTCGAATCGCAAAAAACCGCGGCGACGAGATCTTTGGTCACGCATTTGCCGAGTCCGATGCTCTGAAGTTCCATAGAACCAGAGAAAACCGATATGGAATCCTCTTCGTCGACTATCCTCGATATGAGGTCGGCGTTGAGAATCTCCGCGCGAACAACGCCGGGTTTCTCCAGAACTTTGGAAATGAACTCATCGGAGCGCATATGGAACTATCATCCAAGTACAATATAAAACCATTCTTTGAATTTAATGAGACGTCAATGAATTCTGACCGTATGTTGCGGCCGCAAAAGCGACGCACCGCCAACTCTTAAATAACCTTCACAAATTTCAGGCGGCGATGAGGAAACTAATAATCACCGAAAAAGCGAATGCCGCGAGGAGGATCTCCACGATCCTGTCTGACGGACAGTCACACTCCACCTCCAACGGAGGAGTGACGGTGATATCTTTCGAGGCCGACGGCGACGAGTACAAAGTGGTGAGCCTGAGAGGGCACATCATAGAATTGGATTATTCCAAAGAGTACAACGACTGGAGCAGCGTGAAGCCCGAAGACCTCGTTTATGCGGAGCAGGTCAAAACCGTCCGCGTGAAATCCATCCTCAACGCAATCAAAGCTATCGCCGAAGAATCCGACGAGATAATCATCGCGACCGACTACGACAGGGAAGGAGAACTCATCGGCATGGAGACCGTCAGAGCCATCGGCGTTTATTCCGATGCTGGAGGGGAATGCTCCCTGAACGGCAGGATCGCCGTCAAGAGAGCCAAATTCAGCGCTCTAACTAAAGGAGAAGTGGAAGCGGCTTTCGCGGATCTCGCCAGACCTGACAGAAAGCTTGCCGACGCCGCGGAAACGAGGCAGATCGTCGATCTGTCGTGGGGAGCCGTCCTTACCAGGCTCATATCGCTGTCGTCCGGCCAGATAGGAAAGAATTTCATGTCGGTCGGAAGGGTCCAAAGCCCTACCCTCAAGCTTCTGGTCGACAGGCACGAAGAGATAGAGGGATTCGTCCCGGTGCCGTTCTGGGATGTCATCGGAAAATTCGGGATGCTGGCTTTCAAAGGCGGCCATGAGGGCAACCATTTCTGGGAGAAGGAAAAAGCAGATGCCGTGCTGGCGAAAGTCGAAGGCGAAAAAGAAGGGACGGTCGTGGAATACGTCGTCACCAAGAAAGAGGAATACAAGCCCGCCCCGTTCGACACCACCCAGATGCAGGTGGAAGCCAACAAAATCGGCATCCCTCCGACGACCGCCATGAAGCTCGCCGAGGACCTTTACACCGGGGGATACATCTCCTATCCGCGTACGGAAAACACGGAATATCCCCGCACGCTCAACCTGAGGTCGGTCCTCGAGAAGCTGAAGGAATCAGAATTCGGAACCGAAGCCGAGGAAATCCTCTCCCAAGAGAAGATAATCCCGTCCAAAGGGAAGAGAAGAACCACCGACCATCCGCCGATTTACCCTACCGCTGGTGCATCATCCGACAAGATGAAGGGCGACAAATGGAAGCTGTATGAGCTCATCGTGAGAAGGTTCCTCGCCACCGTCGCGCCCAACGCCGAAGCGGAGGTGACGACCTGCGCCATAGATGTCGCCGGGGAGAGATTCCTAGCCGAAGGGTATGCCCTGAAAAAGCAGGGGTGGAAAAAGTATTATAAGAAATATCTGAAAGCGCCCCCCGCGAAGCTGCCCGAGATGGAGGTCGGGGACAGAGTGGAGATCAGATCCATGTCCGCCGCCGAATCCGAGACCCAGCCGCCTTACAGATACAATCAAGGTACCCTCATCCAAGAGATGGACAGGCTTCAGCTCGGAACCAAGAGCACCAGGCACGACATCATCAGCAAACTGTTCTCGAGGAATTACGTCCAAGGAAACTATATGATTCCCACCTACAGCGGCATAGCCCTCACCAAATCGCTGGAGAAGCACGGCGGCGGGATAACCGAGCCGGACATGACCGCGAAACTGGAAGCTGACATGGCCAGCATCACCGAGGGCAAGCGCACGATGGACGAAGTGGTGAAGGAATCCCAGGACATGCTCCACAGCGTCGCTGTAAAGATCTCCGAGGAATCCGAGGCCATTGGCGAAGAGATCAAGGTCGCGCTCCACAGCCAGCAGCATGTGGGCGTATGCCCCGACTGCGGCAATGACATGGTAATAAAAAGATCCAAAAACGGGAATTTCATCGGATGCAACGGATATCCCGAATGCACCCGCGCATATCCCATCCCGAAAGGTGCGCTGAATCAGATGACCGAGACTGTGTGCCCCGTATGCGGGCTGCCGCAGCTCAAAGTCATCAGGAAAGGCAATCCGCCTTCTGTCCAATGCATAGACCCGAAATGCAAGAGCAACGTGGAGAAAAACGATCTCGGCCCCTGCCCGACGTGCGGGAAAGGCCGCATAAGAGTCATGTTCTCCAAACAGGGCAAAAGATTCGCCGGATGCTCCGAATGGCCCGCCTGCTCCCAGACATACCCTCTCAGACCGAGGGGAAGCGTCCAGTCCGCGAAGAAAGTCTGCGAGCTCTGCGGCGCCCCCATGATAATCTTCGGCAGCATGGAAGAATGCATCAATACCGATTGCCCCGGCAGGAAGAAAAGCGCCCGCGCGAAAAAGACGGCGGAAGGAGCGGAGAAACCTAAGAAAGCCCCCGCAAAAAAGCCGGCCGCGAAAAAGAAGAAACCGGCGGAAGCAGATTGATCTCGCCAAAAATAAGGCCCTAAGGCCAATCAGAATAAACTTGGGCCTTCCTCTTGCTGCCCTGAGAAAATGGAATCCAGCTCGTCTATCTCGCGACCGATGCGTTGGTTGCGGCAGGAGCTGCATTCCAGTTCTTTTCCCAGACTCAATTTGAACTCCATCTCGTCCCTGTCCAGAACGGTGATGCGACCGCAGTTGCAATAGATGCTTTTGCCGCTTACGATGGATTCCAGCACCTGAATGCATTCATTTGGTTGGCCTTCCCAGTAGCTCATCCTATCCCCTAGCCCTTGGATCCCGAACGGTTTTCCCCATCCATTCTGAACCCTATATCCTCCCGTTTTTCCCCTTGAACAGCAGGATATCGCGCAGAATTACCTTATGCCTAGGCCCGATATAAGCCTTGTCTAAATCAGGGCAGCTGTCCCTATTCGTGTCCCTGATCGTCAAAATCGATGTCTGAAAACTGTTTCCGACTGATGATGACATTTTATATCTCGGCCGTTGAGCAGATGAAAGGAATCGGCATGCGCTATAAAAAAGGAAGAAAACCGCCATTGCGGCGGGAAGAATTTTCGTTGCCCTGATCGGATCAGAGACGGAATTTGGAGATGCCCGGGAACACGGCCTTAGAGCCCAATTCCTCTTCTATCCTGAGAAGGCGGTTGTATTTGGCCGTCCTCTCTCCGCGGGCCGGCGCACCGGTCTTAATCTCTCCCGAACCCCATCCGACGGAAAGATCTGCGATGGTTGTGTCCTCGGATTCCCCAGATCTGTGGGAGACTACGACGTTATAGCCGTTCTTGTAGCTGAGCTCCGCCGCATCCTGGGATTCGGTGACGGTCCCTATCTGGTTGACCTTCAAAAGAAGCGCATTGGCGGCGCCCATATCGATTCCGCGGGCGAGACGCTTGCTGTTGGTTACGAAGAGATCGTCGCCGACTATCTGCACATGCTTCCCGACCCTCTTCGTGAACTCCGCGGTAGTCTCGAAATCATCCTCTTGGAAAGGATCCTCGATGCTGACCAGGGGATGGCTCTTGATCAATGACTCATAATGGTCCAGAAGCTCTCCCGAAGACAGTTCCATGCCATCGACGGAATAGACTCCTTTGCTGTGGAATTCCGAGGATGCCGCGTCAATCGCGAGGAAAACCTCTTTTCCGGGCACATACCCCGCATCCGAGACCGCATCCACGATCGTGGAGAGCGCTTCGTCCACGGTGCTCACAGGGGGCGCGAAACCGCCTTCGTCGCCGACGTTTATGGAGCCGGAGCCGTACTTGGAGCTGAGAAGGGATTTCAGGCGCATGTAGACCTCCGAAGACATCCTGAGGCATTCGGAGAAGGATTTCGCCCCTGCGGGGATTATCATGCATTCCTGGATCTTCAGATTGCCGCCCGCGTGCTTGCCTCCGTTTATGATGTTGAGCATAGGCACGGGAAGAGTGACATGGTCCTTCCCTATGTGCTCATACACGGAGATCCCTTCGCACGCAGCCCCGGCCTTGGCGACAGCGAGAGACACGGCGACAGTGGCGTTGCCTCCCAGCCTGGATTTGTTGTCCGTGCCGTCCAGGTCGATCATAGCCAGATCTACTGCCCTTTGATCGGTGGGATCCATGCCGGTGATGCGCTTGGCAATCTCGTTGCGAACGTTCTCCACGGCTTTCAGAACGCCTCTGCCGCCATATCTGGATCCTCCGTCGCGCAATTCCAGCGCCTCCCAGGAACCTGTTGATGCGCCCGACGGCGCGATCGCAGATATTTTATGGCCTGCAACCGTGATCTCTGCCTCGACTGTAGGATTCCCCCTGGAATCGAGAACTTCCCTTGCCCACACCTTCTCTATTTTCATCATACATCCCCAATCAATCTTTATAATCGTTCATACCGCGCATCAATACGCGATAATCATTCTTTGAAATGGAATTCTTGTCTACCGATACAGCCAAAGTACGCACGACGCCCTCGGTCCTCTTCAAAAGGAGATCCAACATCCTAAGCGTCTTGCCCATCCCATTCACTTTGACCATATCATCGAAATTATCGAAAACGACCACCGGATTCGGTGAATCTTTGATGAAACCGCTCAGCTCGCTGACGAGAGTGCCATATCCTTGGCTGCTGAACCCGCCATCTTTGGCTTTGGGCGCCATCGCCCTCACATCTATCTTGCCATAACCCAGCTTATCCTTGACTATCTTAGGTTTATCTGACGTTATGACCATGACCGAATAAGCTTCCGGATCGAACATCTTAGCGAAATCATAGATTTTATTCGGGTAATCCTCGAAAACCACATACGAGGAACCGAACCTGACCCCGTGCTCGGAAGGATTCTCCCTTTCCGGCTCCGGCTGGGTTTTCTTCTTCCTGAACATTGAAAATAAGCCTGGACGGCTTTTCGGCTTCGCATGCGCGCCATTCTTGCCGCCGGCCATATCGGCGACGACGGGAGAGCTGGATGATACGCTGTAGAGGGCGTCCAGAAGATGCTCCGTATCGAAAGGCTTGCGGACGCATCCCTTCACCTCGGGAATGTCGGTGGGAATCTCCTCCGCTATGGATGCCAGCAGAACGACCTTGAGCTTGACGTCGGGATGAGACTTCCTGACCTCCTCTATGAAACCGAGGCTGCTTTCCCCTCCGAGGACGGTATCCAGGAAAACGATGTCGGGACGGAAATCGACCGCGTTGGATACGGCTTCCTGCATGGTGCCGCTGATGCGGATCTCGCATCCCTGCTCCCTGAGGATATTCTCGACGGCCCTTCTTATCCCGCCTTCGTCATCTATGACCAAAGCCCTCATACGAAAACCCAGTCCTGAATGACGATATTTATATTTAACTAAAACGAATAAAAAATGTCTAGATTAGGCAATTTTCATGGCATCCAAGAAAGAAGCCTGAATACCTAAGGCAGTTTGATGGGGATGGTACCCTTGACTGCGATTCTGCAAGGCCAAAGGAAACCGGGAAAAAGAGCGAAAACACCGATTGAATTGGAGCGGAAGACACGTTCCGGTATGATACATAGAAGAAGTGATGAAAAGAAGCGCTGGGATCCCGGTCCCAACGGTTCTTTCTGGTGACCGGCCGGAATGGCCGTAAATAGATGTGGAAGAGGAGAATTCCTCACTGCTTCCTGCTTTCCTTTGCTTTGGGCCTGAGGTTGCTGTAGCCGCATTTCCTGCACTTTGTAGCCTTGGGGGCGTTGGTGGCATAGCAGTTCATGCAGACAGACTTCTCAAGGAGCCTTTTCTCAGCTTCTTTGAAGCGTGCCATCTTAATTCCTCTGGACATTCGCATTATGCAGGTCATATAAAAAGGTTTTATGAGCGAAAGCGCCCCTCAGTAATCGCGCGTATATGCCATGGCAAAATCACGAAACTGTTTCCGACCTAGGCAGACAGCAAAAACAACACACACTGCCGCATTTTCCTTCCCAGAATCGGATTTCTGATTACGGAAACAGAGATCTCTGCTTGATGAAGTCCTCGATCGGGCCTGATTCCGATCCGGGCATCTCGTGGGTGACATATTCCGGTTTGAGAATGTCCAGCAGCTCTTTGCATGAAGGATCTGAGAAGGGCATGTGCCTGTCGATCATCTTCACGTGATGGTATACCCCGCGTATGAAATCCATCAGCGGCTCCTCGCCCGGAACTACGTCCTCAAAACTCTCGCGATAATCCGCGGATGCGCTGTAATGGAAATGGACCGTCCTCACCTTATCTACGACGTCATTGCTGTATCCAGAGAATATGTCTGCGAGAGCGTCTATGCCATCCTTCTCCGTGCGTATCCCCGGAAGGCAGCTCATCAGATGGCCGGTGTCTATGCAGAGGCCCCAATTCGAGAATTCCAGTTTCCTGTCCAGAATCCTGAAACCGGAGCTGTCAACCATCCTGAGGCCGGGCCACCAGAGATTCTCGAAAAGAATCTGGAACGGGGGCTCGCCTCCCTCCATATCGGCAACGACGCGGTTCATGACCTCCGCGAACTTGGAGATCACGAAATCGTCCGTGTGAGGGAAATGATGGGTGCGGATGCTGGGGATGTGCGCGTTGCCCAGATGGAGGACACCGTACGGTGGTCTGACAGTTTTCGCACGGTCTATGGCCAATGTTATGTTGGACACCACTTGCTCGGGAGAGCGGCCATACATGTAATACATGGACGACATCTCGTCCATTTCATAGGGCCTTCCCTCCCAGGCGGCCAGCCAATCGGTGGCATAAGGGAGATGGACCGCTGAAGACAATTGCTTGTGGGAATCTGGGATGGGCTCATAAGAAGTGAGCATCTCCAGGCCGTCGCAACCTATGGCATCCAAGAGGGCGGGAGGGTTCCTCCCGAAGAATCCCATCTCTTGGTATACCGAATAGCTGAGGTAATGCCTCATAGCCTCAGAATAACTCCAAAGCGGCGGATACTGCGGCTTCCACGGCGCTGCAGATGTTGTCCGCGCCTCCGATGATCAGAGCGTCATTCGGAGTCAGACCGGTGTCACGGATGGTCTTGGCGATGGCGGGCGACTTCTCATCCAGATTCCAATCCGGTGGGACCATCAGCTTGCCGTCGCGGATGAGAATGGTTGTGCATCCCTGAGCGCCCATCTTGACGCCGACATCCCTCTGCTCCATTCCGTTCTTGACTTTGTCGGCCGCCCCGAGGACGATTACGGCCTGCTGGAAGTCCCCCATGACGCTTTCGGGGACCTTTATGTCGACCGGCCTTATCGGAATCTGCCTGAGGAATTCGAGCCCTGCGGAGGTGATAGTGATCCCGGTCTGCTTGATGAAGATGAAATCCCACTCTTTCAGCGTATCGATGATCCTGCGCATGCTGCCTTCTCCGATGCCGACCTCTTGAGCCAGCCTCTTCCGCCCCATGCTTTTGCCGCCGGAGAGTACGTGAAGAGACCAGTAAACGTTCGCATCGTTGAATCTGAACATCGGGCCGAATTGAGGTTCGTCGATTATCTTCAACCATACCACCTGAGTAGAGATGTCATGGGCATTCTGGTTTTTAATAATGTTGGATGGGATTGAAAACCATCATGCAACGGTTAGTCACATTTCTTGTAATGGCGTAAATAAATCCAAAACAGATGGATGGAAAAGGTTTGGATGGGAAGGGGATCAGAAAGTCCTGACCTTCCCATCGATGATCATATCGGACACTTTGTCCACGTTGTCTAGCCAGTACTCGGCGACGGACTCGGCCTCGGACTTCCATGCGGCCAGGTGGGGATCCTTCTCCGCGTTGGGCAGAACGATCTGGACGGAGGCGTTGAGAGGCTCGGACACAGGCTTACCGATCTGGGAGAGGAGCCTGACCCTGATCTCAGCCTCATTGGTAACCTTCTCTGCGATCTCGTCCGCGATGAGCTTGGACATGACGTTGTAGATCTTTCCGATGTGGGTGATCGGGTTCTTTCCGGACGTGGCTTCCATAGACATGGGCCTGTAAGGAGTGATGAGCCCGTTGCATCTGTTACCCCTTCCGACGGATCCGTCGTCTCCCATCTCCTGGGAAAGACCTGTGCAGGTCAGGTAGTAGTTTCCGCGCTCGTAATCGTCTCCGGTGTTGATCTCAAGCTTGTAAGTTATGTCTTCGCTGCCGATGATCTTGAGAGCGTTGTCGGTTACGCAGTCATACATCTGCTCTATGGCGGATTTGTAGTGGCCGGCGTCGGGGATGTATTTGTCGACCATCGCGCAGGCGATAGTCATGGTGACCTCGTTGTCGACCCTGGAGCACATTACCTTGACATCCTGTCCGGTCTCAGGGAGCTTCTTCTTCATCTTGCCGTTGATGAATTCCTCGGTGAGAAGGGTGAGCTTGTCGGTGATCGAATAGGGCGCATAGCCGACTCCGAAAGAGGTGTCGTTGGCAAGAGTCTTCCCTGCGCTGTAGATGCCGGTCAGATCGTCGGAACCCATTCCGAGTTTGGCGTCGAGGATCACCTGGGAATCCACATCGAGGTTGGGGAATGTCTTCTGAAGATAGTCGTGGGCTGCCTTGAGCGCCGTGGGTTTGCATGGGAGATCCTTGCGGTTCTCGCCTTCTCCGGCGTAAGTAGTCGCGCGCCCTACGAGAAGGATGTAGACCGGGTCGATGATGTATCCGCCGCCGAACTTGGGCGCGGCTTCCCCGGCGGCGATCTGGGTCTCGTCGGTATTATGATGCAATACGTGCCCGAATTCCTTTCTGTACATCCTGCAGAGGGCTTTGCTGACCTCTTCTGCCAAAGCGTCGGAAACGCTGTCCGGATGTCCGATCCCTTTTCTTTCGACAATCTCAATCTTTTTCATCGGCGTGGGAATCTCGTTAAGCCCTTCCGCGTGGATATTCTTCGAAGTCATTGGAAACATTCCCTCTTT is part of the Candidatus Methanomethylophilaceae archaeon genome and harbors:
- a CDS encoding TIM barrel protein translates to MRHYLSYSVYQEMGFFGRNPPALLDAIGCDGLEMLTSYEPIPDSHKQLSSAVHLPYATDWLAAWEGRPYEMDEMSSMYYMYGRSPEQVVSNITLAIDRAKTVRPPYGVLHLGNAHIPSIRTHHFPHTDDFVISKFAEVMNRVVADMEGGEPPFQILFENLWWPGLRMVDSSGFRILDRKLEFSNWGLCIDTGHLMSCLPGIRTEKDGIDALADIFSGYSNDVVDKVRTVHFHYSASADYRESFEDVVPGEEPLMDFIRGVYHHVKMIDRHMPFSDPSCKELLDILKPEYVTHEMPGSESGPIEDFIKQRSLFP
- a CDS encoding methionine adenosyltransferase — encoded protein: MTSKNIHAEGLNEIPTPMKKIEIVERKGIGHPDSVSDALAEEVSKALCRMYRKEFGHVLHHNTDETQIAAGEAAPKFGGGYIIDPVYILLVGRATTYAGEGENRKDLPCKPTALKAAHDYLQKTFPNLDVDSQVILDAKLGMGSDDLTGIYSAGKTLANDTSFGVGYAPYSITDKLTLLTEEFINGKMKKKLPETGQDVKVMCSRVDNEVTMTIACAMVDKYIPDAGHYKSAIEQMYDCVTDNALKIIGSEDITYKLEINTGDDYERGNYYLTCTGLSQEMGDDGSVGRGNRCNGLITPYRPMSMEATSGKNPITHIGKIYNVMSKLIADEIAEKVTNEAEIRVRLLSQIGKPVSEPLNASVQIVLPNAEKDPHLAAWKSEAESVAEYWLDNVDKVSDMIIDGKVRTF